The Streptomyces sp. NBC_01268 genome window below encodes:
- a CDS encoding RraA family protein has translation METVRNELNRPPEEIVEGFRAVLAEYSPSCLVTDARRRVGAIGGLLPVKHHHKIAGPALTVNLSIDDLVDCMPVLVQAQPGDVIVVACHETTRTAMWGGLMSTLSKQIGIAAGIVDGAVRDVDEIRDLDFPVWYRSTVPRPSPTAVHDRTEPVQVNVPVVIDGQVINPGDIVVADENGIAVVPKEQADSVLERTRMNIDRERVIREKISSGLSVAELIAEFGHL, from the coding sequence GTGGAAACTGTCCGCAACGAGCTGAACCGCCCGCCCGAGGAGATCGTCGAGGGCTTCCGCGCGGTGCTCGCCGAGTACAGCCCCAGCTGCCTCGTCACCGACGCGCGGCGCCGGGTCGGCGCCATCGGCGGACTGCTGCCGGTGAAGCACCACCACAAGATCGCCGGGCCGGCGCTCACCGTGAACCTCTCCATCGACGACCTCGTCGACTGCATGCCGGTCCTCGTCCAGGCACAGCCCGGCGACGTCATCGTCGTCGCCTGCCACGAGACCACCCGCACCGCGATGTGGGGCGGCCTCATGTCCACCCTGTCGAAGCAGATCGGGATCGCCGCGGGCATCGTCGACGGCGCCGTCCGCGACGTCGACGAGATCCGCGACCTGGACTTCCCCGTCTGGTACCGCAGCACCGTCCCGAGGCCCTCCCCGACGGCCGTGCACGACCGCACCGAGCCCGTCCAGGTGAACGTGCCGGTGGTGATCGACGGCCAGGTGATCAACCCCGGGGACATCGTCGTCGCCGACGAGAACGGCATCGCGGTCGTGCCCAAGGAGCAGGCCGACAGCGTGCTCGAACGCACCCGGATGAACATCGACCGGGAGCGCGTCATCCGCGAGAAGATCAGCTCCGGCCTCTCGGTCGCCGAACTGATCGCCGAGTTCGGACACCTGTGA
- a CDS encoding MbtH family protein, with product MSNPFEDENASYRVLANAEEQYSLWPDFAEVPDGWTVVLPSTTRQACLDYVNEHWVDMRPKSLVEAMRQAG from the coding sequence ATGAGCAATCCGTTCGAGGACGAAAACGCCTCCTACCGCGTTCTGGCCAATGCGGAGGAGCAGTATTCCCTGTGGCCGGATTTCGCGGAGGTCCCGGACGGCTGGACCGTCGTCCTGCCGAGCACGACCCGGCAGGCCTGCCTGGACTACGTGAACGAGCACTGGGTCGACATGCGCCCCAAGAGCCTCGTCGAGGCGATGCGCCAGGCCGGCTGA
- a CDS encoding transketolase C-terminal domain-containing protein: MDRPLAWIPRAEFERVLGDVADPHERALAFAAMSRINTLYMITRAGSGHIGSSFSAADLVSWLVLEELDRPFEADGDVYFSSKGHDAPGLYAAMIGLGLLDEDLLHRLRRIDGLPGHPDVGTPGMPFNTGSLGMGISKAKGLVLAHRLTGRSSRVVVMTGDGELQEGQNWEALPSAARYGMGELTVVVDHNRLQSDTFVADVSDLGDLAGKFTAAGWGVLRCDGHDPRQLEEAFARRAADHPEQPVVIIADTVKGGGCPTFAATSLAPGEWRYRHHSGAPGRQDHDSAYRELLDTADGILRGRGLPPLRPVERTVDLPAKPSGVRLPEVYGRLLTEAAHEDPRIVALDGDLVLDTGLIPFRETHPDRFVECGIAEQDMVSMAGGLAAGGLRPFVHSFSCFLHARPNEHIYNNATEGRPVVYVGSLAGLLPAGPGHSHQAVRDVSALSAVPGLAVLEPSHPAQLAAALDHCRTTPDSVYLRLSSQVVPAALAELPPAPLAVGRGQVLRPGGPQVAFGAGPVVLGQLLGAADLLAAQGIALTVVDLPWHNRVDPEWLAELLSDTRHVFVVEHQYGSGGQADLIARHLLETGTGDGIAFRGLGLTEVPRCGTDAEVLAAHGMDAAHLAQLIGTDVLDPTRTTRLMGDTSWKLSATS, from the coding sequence ATGGACAGGCCGCTGGCCTGGATACCGCGTGCCGAGTTCGAGCGCGTCCTGGGCGACGTCGCCGATCCGCACGAGCGGGCCCTCGCCTTCGCGGCGATGAGCCGGATCAACACCCTCTACATGATCACGCGCGCCGGCTCCGGCCACATCGGCTCCAGCTTCAGCGCCGCCGACCTGGTCAGCTGGCTGGTCCTGGAGGAGCTCGACCGGCCCTTCGAGGCCGACGGAGACGTGTACTTCTCCTCCAAGGGACACGACGCGCCCGGACTGTACGCCGCGATGATCGGGCTCGGACTGCTGGACGAGGACCTCCTGCACCGGCTGCGGAGGATCGACGGACTGCCCGGACACCCCGACGTCGGCACCCCCGGGATGCCCTTCAACACCGGCTCCCTCGGCATGGGCATCTCCAAGGCCAAGGGCCTGGTCCTCGCCCACCGCCTGACCGGCCGGAGCTCCCGCGTGGTGGTGATGACCGGGGACGGCGAACTGCAGGAGGGCCAGAACTGGGAGGCGCTGCCCAGCGCCGCGCGGTACGGGATGGGCGAGCTGACCGTGGTGGTCGACCACAACCGCCTCCAGTCGGACACCTTCGTCGCCGACGTCAGCGACCTCGGCGACCTCGCGGGCAAGTTCACCGCCGCCGGGTGGGGCGTGCTGCGCTGCGACGGGCACGACCCCCGGCAGCTGGAAGAGGCCTTCGCCCGGCGTGCCGCGGACCACCCCGAGCAGCCCGTGGTGATCATCGCCGACACCGTGAAGGGCGGTGGCTGCCCCACCTTCGCCGCGACCTCCCTGGCCCCCGGCGAATGGCGCTACCGCCACCACAGCGGCGCGCCCGGCAGGCAGGACCACGACTCCGCGTACCGGGAGCTGCTCGACACCGCCGACGGGATCCTGCGCGGGCGCGGCCTGCCGCCGCTCCGGCCGGTCGAGCGCACCGTGGACCTGCCGGCGAAGCCGTCCGGGGTCAGACTCCCCGAGGTGTACGGCCGGCTGCTCACCGAGGCGGCGCACGAGGATCCGCGGATCGTCGCGCTCGACGGAGACCTGGTGCTCGACACGGGCCTCATCCCCTTCCGCGAGACCCACCCGGACCGGTTCGTCGAATGCGGCATCGCCGAACAGGACATGGTCTCGATGGCCGGGGGACTGGCGGCGGGCGGTCTGCGCCCGTTCGTGCACTCCTTCTCCTGCTTCCTGCACGCACGCCCCAACGAACACATCTACAACAACGCCACCGAGGGGCGGCCGGTGGTCTACGTCGGCTCGCTCGCCGGGCTGCTGCCGGCCGGGCCCGGCCACTCGCACCAGGCGGTCCGCGACGTGTCGGCGCTGAGCGCCGTCCCCGGACTGGCCGTCCTGGAGCCGTCCCACCCCGCCCAGCTGGCCGCCGCCCTGGACCACTGCCGGACCACCCCGGACAGCGTCTACCTGCGCCTGTCCAGCCAGGTCGTCCCCGCCGCACTCGCCGAGCTGCCGCCGGCCCCGCTGGCCGTCGGCCGGGGACAGGTCCTGCGGCCCGGTGGCCCGCAGGTCGCGTTCGGCGCCGGGCCGGTGGTCCTCGGACAACTGCTGGGCGCGGCCGACCTGCTCGCCGCCCAGGGCATCGCGCTGACCGTGGTGGACCTGCCCTGGCACAACCGGGTCGACCCGGAGTGGCTGGCCGAGCTGCTGTCCGACACCCGGCACGTGTTCGTCGTCGAGCACCAGTACGGCAGCGGCGGCCAGGCCGACCTGATCGCCCGACACCTCCTGGAGACGGGCACCGGGGACGGCATCGCCTTCCGCGGCCTCGGCCTCACCGAGGTCCCCCGCTGCGGCACCGACGCGGAGGTGCTCGCCGCCCACGGCATGGACGCGGCCCACCTCGCGCAGCTGATCGGCACGGACGTCCTGGACCCCACCCGTACCACCCGACTCATGGGAGACACATCGTGGAAACTGTCCGCAACGAGCTGA
- the lat gene encoding L-lysine 6-transaminase, with amino-acid sequence MEITADNALEELSRHVLMDGLDLVLDLERSHGSTLVDARGGEEYLDLLTFYGSLPLGMNHPGMTGDPAFLAELTRAALHKVTNSDIYTVQYARFAATFRRVLGDPRLPHLFFIDGGALAVENALKVAFDWRAQRRGADPSAPLEVLHMEGAFHGRSGYTLSLTNTSPTVTARYPAWTWPRVPVPAPGEEREAVEVARRHLAERGDRIACFLAEPVQGAGGDRHLGREFLLRMQELCHDHDVLFVLDEVQTGCGLSGAPWTYQRLGLAPDVVAFGKKTQVCGLMAGGRVDQVPEGALAVPDRLGSTWGGNTADMVRATRILEIVERDGLVDAAEARGAHLGRLLADLAEAHPALVSDVRGLGLMWAFDLPDTARRNEVLDRLRRRHRVLLLPGGPRAVRFRPALTVGPDELDKGVAALDAVLTSMDVR; translated from the coding sequence ATGGAGATCACGGCGGACAACGCCCTGGAGGAACTGTCCCGGCACGTCCTGATGGACGGCCTGGACCTCGTGCTCGACCTGGAACGCAGCCACGGCAGCACCCTGGTCGACGCGCGCGGCGGCGAGGAGTACCTGGACCTTCTCACGTTCTACGGCTCGCTGCCCCTGGGCATGAACCACCCCGGCATGACCGGGGACCCGGCGTTCCTGGCCGAACTCACCCGGGCCGCCCTGCACAAGGTCACCAACTCCGACATCTACACCGTGCAGTACGCCCGTTTCGCGGCGACGTTCCGCCGGGTGCTCGGCGACCCGCGCCTGCCGCACCTGTTCTTCATCGACGGCGGAGCCCTGGCGGTCGAGAACGCGCTCAAGGTCGCCTTCGACTGGCGGGCGCAGAGACGCGGCGCCGACCCGTCGGCCCCCCTCGAAGTCCTGCACATGGAGGGCGCCTTCCACGGGCGCAGCGGCTACACCCTGAGCCTGACGAACACCTCCCCGACGGTGACCGCGCGGTACCCGGCGTGGACCTGGCCGCGCGTGCCCGTCCCGGCGCCCGGCGAGGAGCGGGAGGCGGTCGAGGTCGCGCGCCGCCACCTGGCCGAACGCGGCGACCGGATCGCCTGCTTCCTCGCCGAACCCGTCCAGGGAGCCGGCGGCGACCGGCACCTCGGCCGGGAGTTCCTGCTGCGCATGCAGGAGCTGTGCCACGACCACGACGTGCTGTTCGTGCTCGACGAGGTGCAGACCGGCTGCGGCCTGTCCGGCGCGCCGTGGACGTACCAGCGGCTCGGACTCGCCCCGGACGTGGTGGCCTTCGGGAAGAAGACCCAGGTGTGCGGCCTGATGGCGGGCGGCCGGGTGGACCAGGTGCCCGAGGGCGCCCTGGCCGTGCCGGACCGGCTCGGATCGACCTGGGGCGGAAACACCGCGGACATGGTGCGGGCCACCCGGATCCTGGAGATCGTCGAGCGGGACGGACTGGTCGACGCGGCCGAGGCCAGGGGCGCCCACCTGGGCCGCCTCCTCGCCGATCTGGCCGAGGCCCACCCGGCCCTGGTGAGCGACGTGCGCGGCCTGGGCCTGATGTGGGCCTTCGACCTGCCCGACACGGCACGGCGCAACGAGGTCCTGGACCGCCTGCGCCGCCGCCACCGGGTGCTGCTGCTGCCCGGGGGACCGCGCGCCGTGCGGTTCCGCCCGGCGCTGACCGTCGGGCCCGACGAGCTGGACAAGGGAGTCGCCGCGCTGGACGCGGTGCTGACCTCGATGGACGTGCGGTGA
- the rfbD gene encoding dTDP-4-dehydrorhamnose reductase: MRVYLTGADGMLGTALRQELATRPETADWPVLGVSLADFDIGDAAAVRDSIDGFRPDVVVHTAANAVVDSCERDPALALRVNVGGTHHVAEACRRHGSRLIYISSDYVFDGRAPGPAGYNEDDIPAPVSVYGLSKLAGERIVEAVPDHLVVRTSWLYGGTDPRLDQVLAAARDFLDGGRPRLIDDQFSSPTYIPDLASALVRLLPGALAVRGLLHIANRGRASWYQVGLALAERLGTAHPVPMSMAEAGFVGGRPRDSRLDSTRAAAFVHAMPHWTDALSRYCALLTAGDRGPVSH, encoded by the coding sequence ATGCGCGTCTACCTCACCGGCGCGGACGGGATGCTCGGCACCGCGCTGCGCCAGGAGCTCGCGACGCGTCCGGAGACCGCCGACTGGCCCGTCCTCGGGGTCTCCCTCGCCGACTTCGACATCGGCGACGCCGCCGCCGTCCGGGACTCGATCGACGGATTCCGGCCCGACGTCGTCGTGCACACCGCCGCGAACGCGGTGGTGGACTCCTGCGAACGCGACCCGGCACTGGCCCTGCGCGTCAACGTGGGCGGCACCCACCACGTCGCGGAGGCCTGCCGGCGGCACGGCAGTCGGCTGATCTACATCTCCAGCGACTACGTCTTCGACGGCCGCGCACCCGGCCCGGCCGGGTACAACGAGGACGACATCCCCGCCCCGGTCAGCGTGTACGGCCTGAGCAAACTGGCCGGCGAGCGGATCGTCGAGGCCGTGCCCGACCACCTCGTGGTGCGCACGTCCTGGCTCTACGGCGGCACCGACCCGCGCCTCGACCAGGTGCTCGCCGCCGCCCGGGACTTCCTCGACGGCGGCCGGCCGCGCCTGATCGACGACCAGTTCAGCAGCCCGACCTACATCCCCGACCTCGCGTCGGCGCTGGTCCGGCTGCTGCCCGGCGCACTGGCCGTCCGCGGCCTGCTGCACATCGCCAACCGGGGCCGGGCGAGCTGGTACCAGGTGGGCCTGGCCCTCGCCGAACGCCTCGGCACCGCCCACCCGGTGCCGATGTCCATGGCCGAAGCGGGCTTCGTCGGCGGCCGGCCGCGCGACTCGCGCCTGGACAGCACCCGCGCGGCCGCCTTCGTCCACGCGATGCCCCACTGGACCGACGCCCTCTCCCGCTACTGCGCCCTGCTCACCGCGGGCGACCGAGGGCCGGTGAGCCACTGA
- a CDS encoding helix-turn-helix transcriptional regulator, with protein sequence MELVEREAPLALLTALAEQARDGHGRAVLVSGPVAAGKSVLVHHFADHALGRGMLPLSALASEDERHLTLGVVRQLVDDAPLDPEDRARAVALIEDGVRAARTRDGEQMDAGIVHGLCTVLLELAERCPLYLAVDDVEQADQASLTCLAYLARRLNSARVLAVFTHSGHGCDTEFRFGADLLRRPNCHRVEVTPLSPAGVRQLTAQHLGEAVADERAADWHAHSGGNPLLVEALVRDHLGGGEAGPRYREAVLSCLRRSCPDMVRALTGYLALGELDHLDGLLDLSPARTTEAVHALIAGGLLTMDGFRHEAAREAVAGAVDADELAGLHARAAVLAHERGAGTAVIAGHLLHAGAPADGGVLEEPWALPALEDAAAHALRDGAADRAVACLRLARLVCADAHRRSRLTAALIRAEWSINPGVSSGRLGELVEAMRKGCLRGADALTLARALLWHGRFDQAQEVLGQLAGSGQPTDPETATELQITRRRLRHTYPSFLAALGPRSGAGRPPTHSVSADRRLQAVSALAAVLGEGPHQEAVGVAQRVLHGTRPDELSTETVESALLALAYSGRAERATAWCDVFLDRMQARHTPSRRARLGAVRAEIALRRGDLTDARRYASEALATLPAISWGVTVGAPLSTLILATTAMGRYDEAQTYLDHRVPEAMFETRYGMHYLHARARFGLATGYLEMALEDLRRCGAKLSQWGMDTPGLIPWRTDVAEVYLGLGRPDDARRILAEQSARFTFMPNRVRGAASRVLAGAGAPAHRPTLLRQAAELLQSDDGDRYELALTFADLARAYRTLGEFRRAAAAERRAVIVAADCHAEALVRGLAVESATALPAPADGGDGLTEAERRVASMAAVGCSNREIAEGLHVTVSTVEQHLTRTYRKLRISRRADLPPLLGGPVTGDLTEARRR encoded by the coding sequence GTGGAACTGGTGGAGCGCGAAGCACCGTTGGCGCTGCTGACCGCACTGGCCGAACAGGCGCGGGACGGACACGGAAGGGCCGTGCTGGTCTCCGGACCGGTGGCGGCGGGCAAGAGCGTACTGGTGCACCACTTCGCCGATCACGCCCTCGGACGCGGCATGCTGCCCTTGTCGGCACTGGCCTCCGAGGACGAGCGGCACCTGACCCTCGGCGTGGTGCGGCAACTGGTGGACGACGCGCCGCTGGACCCCGAGGACCGGGCGCGGGCCGTGGCGCTGATCGAGGACGGCGTACGCGCCGCCCGGACCCGGGACGGCGAGCAGATGGACGCCGGCATCGTCCACGGCCTCTGCACCGTCCTGCTCGAACTGGCCGAACGCTGCCCGCTGTACCTCGCCGTCGACGACGTCGAGCAGGCCGACCAGGCCTCGCTGACCTGCCTGGCCTACCTGGCGCGGCGCCTGAACAGCGCCCGGGTGCTCGCCGTGTTCACGCACAGCGGCCACGGCTGCGACACCGAGTTCCGCTTCGGGGCCGACCTGCTGCGCCGGCCCAACTGCCATCGCGTGGAGGTCACCCCGCTCTCCCCGGCGGGCGTACGGCAGCTGACGGCCCAGCACTTGGGCGAGGCGGTCGCCGACGAGCGGGCCGCGGACTGGCACGCCCACAGCGGCGGCAACCCGCTGCTCGTCGAGGCCCTGGTCCGCGACCACCTGGGCGGCGGCGAAGCCGGACCGCGCTACCGCGAGGCCGTCCTCTCCTGCCTGCGCCGCAGCTGCCCGGACATGGTCCGCGCCCTCACCGGCTATCTGGCGCTCGGCGAACTCGACCACCTGGACGGACTGCTCGACCTGAGCCCGGCCCGTACCACCGAGGCCGTGCACGCGCTGATCGCCGGCGGGCTGCTCACCATGGACGGCTTCCGGCACGAGGCGGCCCGCGAGGCGGTGGCCGGCGCGGTCGACGCCGACGAGCTCGCCGGGCTGCACGCCCGCGCCGCGGTCCTCGCCCACGAGCGCGGCGCGGGCACCGCGGTGATCGCCGGCCATCTGCTCCACGCCGGAGCTCCGGCCGACGGCGGCGTGCTGGAAGAGCCGTGGGCGCTGCCCGCGCTGGAGGACGCCGCCGCGCACGCCCTGCGCGACGGCGCCGCCGACCGAGCCGTGGCCTGTCTGAGGCTGGCCCGGCTCGTCTGCGCGGACGCGCACCGCCGGTCCCGCCTCACCGCCGCCCTGATACGGGCCGAGTGGAGCATCAACCCCGGCGTCTCCAGCGGCCGCCTCGGCGAACTCGTCGAGGCGATGCGCAAGGGGTGCCTGCGGGGCGCCGACGCGCTCACCCTGGCCCGTGCGCTGCTCTGGCACGGACGCTTCGACCAGGCCCAGGAGGTCCTCGGTCAACTGGCCGGATCCGGCCAGCCGACCGACCCGGAGACCGCCACCGAACTGCAGATCACCCGGCGCCGACTGCGCCACACCTACCCCTCGTTCCTGGCCGCGCTCGGCCCGAGGTCCGGCGCCGGACGGCCCCCCACGCACTCGGTGAGCGCCGACCGGCGCCTCCAGGCGGTGTCCGCGCTGGCCGCCGTGCTCGGCGAAGGCCCCCACCAGGAGGCCGTCGGCGTGGCCCAGCGGGTCCTCCACGGCACCCGGCCGGACGAGCTGTCCACCGAGACCGTCGAGAGCGCCCTGCTCGCCCTCGCCTACAGCGGCCGGGCCGAGCGCGCCACCGCCTGGTGCGACGTCTTCCTCGACCGGATGCAGGCCCGGCACACACCGAGCAGGCGCGCCAGGCTCGGCGCCGTACGGGCCGAGATCGCGCTGCGCCGCGGCGACCTGACCGACGCCCGGCGGTACGCGAGCGAGGCGCTCGCCACCCTGCCCGCCATCAGCTGGGGCGTCACCGTCGGCGCGCCCCTGAGCACCCTGATCCTGGCCACCACCGCGATGGGCCGCTACGACGAGGCGCAGACCTACCTGGACCACCGCGTCCCGGAGGCGATGTTCGAGACCCGCTACGGCATGCACTACCTCCACGCGCGGGCGCGGTTCGGACTCGCCACCGGCTACCTGGAGATGGCCCTGGAGGACCTGCGCCGGTGCGGTGCCAAGCTGTCCCAGTGGGGGATGGACACGCCCGGCCTGATCCCGTGGCGCACCGACGTCGCCGAGGTGTACCTGGGCCTCGGCCGCCCGGACGACGCCCGGCGGATCCTCGCGGAGCAGTCGGCCCGGTTCACCTTCATGCCCAACCGGGTCCGCGGTGCCGCGAGCCGGGTGCTGGCCGGCGCCGGCGCCCCGGCGCACCGCCCCACGCTGCTGCGCCAGGCGGCCGAGCTGCTGCAGTCCGACGACGGTGACCGCTACGAACTCGCCCTGACCTTCGCCGACCTGGCCCGCGCCTACCGCACCCTGGGCGAGTTCCGGCGGGCCGCCGCGGCCGAGCGGCGCGCGGTCATCGTGGCCGCCGACTGCCACGCCGAGGCGCTGGTCCGCGGCTTGGCGGTGGAGAGCGCCACGGCCCTGCCGGCACCGGCCGACGGCGGCGACGGCCTGACCGAGGCGGAGCGCCGGGTGGCCTCGATGGCCGCCGTCGGCTGTTCCAACCGGGAGATCGCCGAGGGCCTGCACGTCACGGTCAGCACCGTCGAGCAGCACCTGACCCGCACCTACCGGAAGCTGCGGATCAGCCGGCGCGCGGACCTGCCGCCGCTGCTGGGCGGACCGGTGACGGGGGACCTCACCGAGGCACGGAGGCGGTGA
- a CDS encoding HAD family hydrolase — protein MRTPFLLLDFDGVVCDTERAALLAWQDLYDRLQVPLSAETRAGMLGNSAGAKVALDDLAARLGRPVGDGEWAWQRERRAVRCAAAPVRPGVERLLRTADRAAVVSSSPAAWVEEHLRRLGLRHHFAFLVTGDDTARHKPEPDLYLLALERAGVGADDALAVEDSPTGVRAARAAGLRCVAVPWEPAGASGLAGADAVLTGLHELDLRRYRRDEG, from the coding sequence ATGCGCACGCCGTTCCTGCTGCTGGACTTCGACGGTGTGGTCTGCGACACCGAACGGGCCGCGCTGCTCGCCTGGCAGGACCTCTACGACCGGCTCCAGGTGCCCCTGAGCGCCGAGACCCGGGCCGGGATGCTCGGCAACTCGGCCGGGGCGAAGGTCGCGCTGGACGACCTGGCCGCCCGGCTCGGCCGGCCGGTCGGGGACGGCGAGTGGGCCTGGCAGCGGGAGCGGCGGGCCGTCCGGTGCGCCGCCGCGCCGGTCCGGCCCGGCGTGGAGCGGCTGCTGCGCACCGCCGACCGGGCGGCGGTCGTGTCCAGCAGCCCGGCCGCCTGGGTGGAGGAGCACCTGCGGCGGCTCGGGCTGCGCCACCACTTCGCCTTCCTGGTGACCGGCGACGACACCGCACGGCACAAACCCGAACCCGACCTGTACCTGCTCGCGCTGGAACGCGCCGGGGTGGGCGCCGACGACGCCCTCGCCGTCGAGGACTCCCCGACCGGGGTCCGCGCCGCCCGGGCCGCCGGCCTGCGCTGCGTGGCGGTGCCCTGGGAGCCCGCGGGGGCGTCCGGCCTGGCCGGCGCCGACGCGGTGCTGACCGGCCTGCACGAGCTGGACCTGCGGCGCTATCGGCGCGACGAGGGGTGA